GCCCTGTTGCTTAACCTAGTTCTGATTGTGCTGACGAATTCTAACCCGTCGTGAGTGTGATTTTGGGGTTTTGGGTGCTAGTTGTCTCCTAAGATATTATAAGGAGATATCTCCGTTGTTTTGGTGTTATGGACTGCGGACTACTTGTTTTTAATGTTCGATTTCTAGAAGTTGGAACCCAATTAGTCGATGGAATTCACAGAATCTGGTATCGTGATTGAGATGCAAAATCGTGTTTATTTCATAAAGCAGATGGATCTGTTCATGGCTGCACTTTACTGTTCGATGTCTATAATCTGTGTAGCTAGATTTACCATTTATCACACAAGTTTAATCTAGTTGGCAGTACGGATCTGCAGTTTTGATTATAGTGGATTCGAATTTTTGTGCACTGTGAGTTTCATTTTGGTATTTGTACATCTACAATTAAGAGTTTCATGTAGTATGTCGTCATGTTGATCTACTGTTCTGCATGTTCAAAGTTTGAAGCTATCTCTAAGACATACTGTATTATGGTTCGTTATGCATTTCAACAGGCTTTTAACACTTCTATTACTGGgatgaatttcatcttaactgaGCAATGTATGAAGCATTGACGCATGTATTAATGAAATTTCACGTTTTTCAGGACTTCTATTTTGCCTCTGCATCCAGGTTATTTAGAACTCTGTATTCAGGACTGCACAATGTCTATGATAGCAGCAACTCTTCGTCGATCGTCTAGAGTAACTGGTAGTCAGAATATCATGGAGATATGTCTTGGACCTTGTGTATCTTCTGGTGCTTCTTCAAGGTGGTTCAGCAGCTGTACTAAGCACTCAAACACTTCCATACTTAACCAGATCAAGGCAGTTGATCGGTATTCTCCAGTTAATGGTATGTCAATGATCAGTAGGGTGCCTCTTTCAGCTCATATGGACACAAACTGGTTGTCTACTTCAAATCCCAGATTTAATGCACTGCCAGGATTCTTAGGTGCTTCAAGCATCTGCCGAGCATACTCCTCAGACACTGGGATTAAGGCAGAAGTTCCACAGAATACTGTCTCAAATGTACCTTCCACAGAAACCGTTGCGCTTGGAACATCTGATGGTGGTAGTTCTTGGATTGATATCTTCGACAATGCTCGCAAGTGTACTCTAGATGCTACCACTGATGCAGGCAAGAAAGTTAAGGAGCTGACTGATGCAATTACACCTCATGTACAACAGTTCTTTGATGCAAATCCAAACCTAGAAAAGGTTGTGGTTCCACTTGGCGGGACAATCTTTGGTACAATGATGGCTTGGTTTGTCATGCCTATCGTTTTAAGGAGGATTCACAAGTATTCGATACAGAGTCCTATATCAGCACTTTTGGGGAGCTCAACAAAGAATGATGTCTCGTATGAAACTAGCCTCTGGAGTGCATTGGAGGATCCTGCGAAATACCTTATCACATTTATGGCATTTTCAGAAATGTAAGGCTTCTTTTTACTTTTTCTGGCAGATTTTATCGTTGTTGTGGATGGGGTGCAACACACTCTAGATTGATGATATTTCTTCAATATTTGCAAGAGATATATCCATCTTCGTATTGTTGAAATGTTCATTGTTCTGATGTTTTCTCTTCCTCAGGGCTGGATTCACCGCACCAAGCATATCAGCTTATCTTCCACAGGCATGGAGGGGTGCAATTGTTCTCTCTTTTGTCTGGTTCCTTCATAGGTGGAAAACAAACTTCATCACTAAAGTTGCTGCCTCAAGTATTGATCAAACCAGGTTGTCAGCATTTGATAAGATCTCGTCATTAGGACTGATTGCACTTGGAGTAATGGCTCTTGCAGAGGCTTGTGGTGTAGCTGCTCAGTCAATACTAACTGTTGGTGGTGTGGGAGGTAATGTTATATTCCCTtcagtcataaatatttgacgtttagATCAATATTacattaatttaaaatttaataagtTTATGATATCAGGATAGTACTTTTCAACTTTCAAGGAAAATTTTATCATTACATTCCTTTTGTCTTTGAACTAATCATATGATTTTTTAtggtcaaaatttaaaaaattagacCAAATTTCATCCTAAACGTCTAATATTTATGATCAGAGGGAGTAACTGTTTTGAGTAATAACATGCTATACcacatttaaataaaaaatgtaaCTATGGTTTCTTCCAGGGCTTATAACCTCAGAATACATGAACTGAAAAAGCTCAATACAGTAATACTATAATTATTTAGGGGGATAATTTGTAGCTCTTGAGTCTTGACTGCAGTAGATGAGACTTCTAACTAAACTGGAATTCTGGATTGTTCCTCCATAATGCAGGTGTTGCTACTGCCTTTGCTGCTCGGGATGTCCTTGGTAACATGCTCAGTGGGTTCTCCTTACAGTTTTCTAGTCCATTCAAAGCTGGAGAATACATAAAGGTGCCTTCTTATATATGTGGTCACTTTTTCTGTATATTCAGGGGGCTGTATGTATAAACTGTTCATTTGCTATTCATAGTATATGTTGATATGCAGGTGTTTGGCTTAGTTACTGCCTTTAGATTCTCAAGCAATTTTCCTAGTATTGCTTCAACCTACAAGGGATACATACTGTTGTTAGAGCTTGatgtaaagaaaaaaatatcggTTTTTACAGAGCTGAAGGATAGCAAATATTGAAGTGTCTAAACTGTGTGTTAGGAACAAGTTTCCAGGAAAGGGTTAAGTATTGTTTTAGAGGCTGTAAGAGggtataaaaaaattagatggACATGGGCGACAGTTTTGAGCATCACATGTATACTACATGCTTCCTAAGTTGCTATGATTATCACTAGAAATGTTTCTCGCGGTACTTGTGCTTTCAGCACTTGATAACACTAATGCTATAAACGTTTTCCCCCACCTTAATAAACTCTGGCCGACTTTCTGTTGCCAGCCCGGCGAAAAATAACACTAATGCAATGCATTTCTCCAAGGAATAAGCATGCGGTCCATTTTCAGTAATAAGGTGGGAGAATTTAGGAAGAATGACAGGTTCTGTTTTAAGTGACTGGGATCTTACCTTGTTTCTCTAAAAGAATATTGCATTTCAAATTGACAACTGTGGCTGGCCAAATACTGTTTTAATCTTTTGTAATTGTTGATTTTCTATAAATTATACTTGTGGACTCCCAGCAACTGAAGGATTTTTGTTGTAGGCTGGGTCAATAGAAGGCAAGGTGATTGAAATAGGACTGACTTCTACGGAATTGATGAATCCAGAACAACTTCCTGTCACTGTACCCAACTCTCTGTTCTCCAGCCAGGTATCCTATGGCTTGCATTACTGGAAACCTTTTGAATCACATATTTGCATGTACATAGGAGTGACATGTAATATGCTTTTCTGAACCACCTTGACATTTCATTTTGTTTGTCCTATCCTTACTGTTTTGgtgtgcgcgcgcgcacgcacaCACACAAAACGAATGTTTTCCAGGCAGTAACTATAGTAATGTCCTGTAATTTTATTGGAGATTGATTCTTCAAGGAACCTAGGCACTTTTGATATTTAGAAGTTTTATCATAGTATGATGCAATTTAACCTGAAAGCAGATTTCACTACTCTGGAGTAAATGATAAGCAAAATACCTAGGAGGCTAGGACAAGTGAAAACGAGATGAAatctactacttcctccgtcccaaaatataacaacttttagccctcaagatttgtcccaaaatataacaacttctccaccaacattctcttcctaaccaatcacaactttccaccattcacttttcccacctaccacCACtacttaaccaatcacaaccctccaccatttacttctacctactttcttaataactgtgtccaactataaaaatgcttatattctgggacggagggagtaacattttcAATGGTTTGCACTATGCACCGTGAACCATGGTTCACAAATCACAATTTGTAGATTCGTTAGCTGATACAGGGGTCTTTTACTGCCAAAGATCATCATCATTCGTTTTATCACTAAAATATGAAACTTATACCttgttcaaattttaaattttagtctcAGTTGGGAtggattaaaataaataatcttTGGAGCATTTAAATCACTTGAAACTTGGAATGatgtttttctatttaaattttgGAGGACAGAAAGCCCTCAATGCTTTGTTGCGTTAGTTAACTAAAATATTACTAAAAAGATGCTGATTGTTCTGTATTTCAAGAATAAGCCTGTGAGGATTTATTCAGCGAGTTTCCCTGCATTTCTGTTTTCTGGCCTTCTCGGTAGGGTTAGCAGAAGCGTACCCTGTATCCTGATATTACTAATAACTTGCAGGTGATAGTGAACAGATCACGAGCTAAATGGCGATCCAATGTGACAAAGATTCCTATTAGAATTGAGGATATTGAAAAGGTTCCTGCCATATCAGAGGAGATAAAAGTTATGTTAAGGTCCAACCCAAAGGTTGTCTTAGACTCAGAAGCACCAGCTCCTTATTGTTATCTTTCAAGATTGGAAAGTTCATATGGAGAGCTCACCATTGGATGCAACCTCACGAAAATGGTACATTAGCTCTGTTTGTTTTACAGTTATGATATGTCATGTATTTTGATAATCCATTTGTAGCTATATGTTACACATTTTGTTGCTTTTTGGCATGTTTTGGATAACAATGTGTCTTCAGCATAACTTTTGGTCTGTACTTACCAACATCACAGCGTCATGTTTGGTCCATCCAAATTGGTAGTCGTCTGTTGCTGTTCTAGAGATAGGGCTGCAATAAAATTGAGGTTACCTAAATGTGATAATTCCATCGGAATCAACACCTTTAGCATACCATAAATTGATGGTGTTCTTATTCTTACAGGATTTACGTCCATTGTGTAATGTTGAGTCCGTTCAACTTATGAGAACTTGTTTACTAAGTAGGAGAGCAGCCAAAATTACCTATCGCTGACTCTCTATGATTCGTCATAATTCTTTGTGTATTACAGACAAAGGATGAGTGGCTGTCTACAACACAAGGCATTCTTCTGGAGGCTGCTAAGATTATCAAGTTACATGGCGTTGAACTGGGAAGCACCACGCAGTGCTGCTGATTACGGTGCTTTTGGAAGTTCTAAGTAGGTAAGTGCAATTAATTTAGCTGTTGGGCCATGCAGATAATACTTTCCAAAACACAGTTCCGGCTGTTATAAGTTCACATCGAAACTGCTACTATGTTAAAAACACGTAGTTGTTCCCACTGTAGTTGTTCCACTTCTGTTCCCACATTACGTTCTTCCATTCCATTTGTCATTTAGCATCCGGCAGTTTCAAAACGAGTTTTTACATTTGAGTGCATATTTGTTCCCAAGTTTGCTTATTGTCATATCTTCTTTCTCTGTCTACTCCAGACTATTAGATGGTATTTGCATGTCAAGACATGTGTCATTTTCTTCGGTATGTTGATGCATGGGCTACCCTTAATAAGCTTATAACTAATAGTGTATTGTGGCAAACGGGGTTAGATGAAGATTTTCCCACTAAATGTGTAGATAAAAAACGTTCCACTGCATATATTCAGCCATACTTTGTGAGAACCGCTACACCTGCTTAAAAAATTCTTACAAACAAAACTCCTACCCGTTACATCAGCGTTTGTATGAGTTTTGTAAGAGTAACCTTTCCTTGATATATTTGTTACAGTTTTGAGTATATCTTCAGTTTTGTAAATTTGCAGGTGAATTACGTTAGTCACACTCAACAGAAGTACATAGGTTGGTGGCTTTGGAACACTTCTAGTGCGAAGGCAAGGACGTCCTTTAGTCTTTTTGGTATCTTCAGATTTCAGACCCTCGACTCCATTGCTTTCTGTTAACCGCGTTTTTTTTAGCTAAGGTCAATTTCCAACTCTCTTTAACTTTCCCTTCGCTTGATATATCATCCGCTAATAGCCTAACAGAGAGAAGCACTGCCAATGAGCCACGGTAAACATTTTGGTCCGCATGCTGATAATGTGAGCGGGTAGTTTACCCCTGTTTCAATGCATGCATCTCTCGTATCCGTATCCATACCATGCTCGTATGCTAGTCTGCCCCACCATTTGGCCCCACTGGCCTAAGCACCAATATTACAGTATCCCGTTTCTCCTTGGAACTCTAAAATGCAGGAGCCTATACGTGTGTGCCGGTcttcttgtttttgttttgcaCACATCAATAGGTATGGTGACATTGTCCCAATAAGTGTGTCGGGACGTAGGACACGTCGCCGGTGGAAGCAGGATCTTACAGCAAAGACGAGCACAAGCGACGTCGGTGATCCTGCTTTCATGTGCGCACAACGGTACAACACTCCTAATATTCGCACTAtccatgttaaaaaaaaaacactagatAGGCAAAGCCTTTTGCTTTCATGTCTATGTTTAGGTTAGAATCTTGCCTAAAAAAGTGTTTCGGTTAGAACGGAAGTTCCAAGTGATCGCAGttggatatgcatttttttcTCTTGCCATGTGCATGCTGGGAAATGTTGGCAAATGTTTTGTGTCTGAAAGCATGGGAGTAGCTGCTTTGCCATTTGCTTGGACAGTGAGTCTGTCATGACACTGACCTGAGCGCGGGGAGCAGATCGTTGCGCCGCGGCGTGTGACGATGCCACCAGTTATACACTCCTAATCAACCAACCATTTATTGTCTGTGACTAGAGCAATCAATGAACATCAACGGCACCCCAGTTATGAGTTGTAGTACACCGAGAGCAAGGGACCGGTGAATCCGGTCGTCGTTTTTGCCAGAAAACAAAGGAACGCCGCACGCCGTGGCTGCCGTGCGGCGCGCGCCCGGCATACAGAGAAAACGAAGGGGGAAATGTATTGCCGCGGGTAAGATTTCACGAGTAGACCATGCCCCCAGAACAGAGGTGAGACCCTCGTTTCCGTTTCCATCCCACGACGCGTGGCGACTGTTGTCTGCTGTCCTGCGCCGTGGTCACATGGAGCTCGTAAATCGTAATGCTAGGCCGCGCTTTCACAAGGTCCAAGTTGCAGCCCCACAGTTTACAGCActactgcaagtctgcaactgcAGCACAAAGTCTACTATACACAGCAGAAGCACGCTGAGCATCCACTAGTGCACTCTTCTGTGCCCCGCCTCCGTCACTGTAGACCGGACCGGAGTAGCCATGGCCCGTAGCCGTGGGGGCAGCAAATGTATAGTGGAAAAGGTCCGGCCAAAATTTCGAGTTCTTTGTAGTTGGTGACTCGTGAGGCGAAAAGAAGACGCGGCAGGAGATGACAAGTTTGTAATCTTCCGAGAAGAATACAAgaacagaagagaaaaaaaattgaatcatCCTATTTCACTTTGGCTAGGTTACAGTATTACACAACTTGGCTGAACTCGCCATCCCTGCATACTCCCACGTCGATGGTCATCGTCTTGTCCCCTCCCTTCTTCCCTTCCTTGGGCGAAGATAGCACCCTACAGCAATTTCTCCTTGGAGACTGCATGACCATGTGAAATGTGCATCGTCAGTACAGTTTGAACTTTGAACACCACAACCAAGATCAAGAAACTAAGCTTCAGATGGCAATTTGCATATAACATTCCTGCTAGTTGTCAAACAAACCTAGTACTATTACACGTACAGTACCCATGCTAGTTTCGTCGTATTATACTCAAACAATGTTCAATCTTGGTGTTATAATACTTGCACAAGTACTATTTGCAGTAATGCAGTTCATTTTACGTTTTTGTTTCTTGCTAGCTAAAAAGGGGATGGATCATGTTCAGTAATAGCATTTGCTGTATCAAGTGTGATGGCTAGCAGTAAGCAACAGAAGACGAATTTTTTTGTTGCAACAGAAGATGGATTGGCAGAGAAGAATTACCCTGTCCCATAGCCCGGGGTCGGGCTTCTTGAGCACGACGATGTGATCGAGATGCGCGTCCGGATCCGCGATATTCCACCGGCACGCGGGCCGCGTCTCGTTGGCGCGGCGCCACCGCTCATACCGCGTCACCGTGGTGTCCCCGCCGCGCAGggcggccgcgcgccgcgccgatgAGAGGTAGTACACCGCCGGCTTCTGGCACGGGCTTCGCGCCAGGGGCCTCGTGTTGAACGCGTACGCCGTGTAGTCGGCACGGCGGTACCAGTTCAAGAACGTCCGCGCCGGCATCTCCATCTCCCGCGGCGACATTACTCCCCTGGACACCAGCACGGCGAACCCCCACGCCACTGACACCGTCCATCGGTTGCCGCCGTCGTAGCAGATGGACTGCTGCATTATCCCCGCCGGGTCCAGCTCGATCGGCCCGTCGAACAGCCTACGCACCGCGGCGGGGCGCGACTTGGCGTTCGGGAACAGGGGCTGCACGACGTCGAGGTGGTGCAGCGTCACGATCGGCGCCACCgggtgggcggcgaggaggccgaggaggtcGCCGTACACGTCGTACTGGTGGAAACCCGGGTGCTTGGTGAGCGGCACGCCCAGCTCCGCCATGCACGCCTGGATCCGGTCGTCGCTACCATACAGCGCGGGGTACCGGCGTATGCACCCGTCCTGCATCCGCGCGAGCGCCTCCGCGAGCGGCCGGCTAAtggcgaagccgccgccgccgtacgccATCCCGTAGGAGAAGTAGATATTCTGCAGGTGGCTCTCGGAGAGGGAGCCGATGTAGTATGGCTGGCGGTGGTCGAACTTGTTGAGGACGGTGAGGAGGTTGTCCGGGAAGAAGACGGTGTCGTCGTCGCCCATCACGAACCACCGCAcgccggggaggccgaggcg
This window of the Oryza sativa Japonica Group chromosome 4, ASM3414082v1 genome carries:
- the LOC4336755 gene encoding mechanosensitive ion channel protein 1, mitochondrial; translated protein: MSMIAATLRRSSRVTGSQNIMEICLGPCVSSGASSRWFSSCTKHSNTSILNQIKAVDRYSPVNGMSMISRVPLSAHMDTNWLSTSNPRFNALPGFLGASSICRAYSSDTGIKAEVPQNTVSNVPSTETVALGTSDGGSSWIDIFDNARKCTLDATTDAGKKVKELTDAITPHVQQFFDANPNLEKVVVPLGGTIFGTMMAWFVMPIVLRRIHKYSIQSPISALLGSSTKNDVSYETSLWSALEDPAKYLITFMAFSEMAGFTAPSISAYLPQAWRGAIVLSFVWFLHRWKTNFITKVAASSIDQTRLSAFDKISSLGLIALGVMALAEACGVAAQSILTVGGVGGVATAFAARDVLGNMLSGFSLQFSSPFKAGEYIKAGSIEGKVIEIGLTSTELMNPEQLPVTVPNSLFSSQVIVNRSRAKWRSNVTKIPIRIEDIEKVPAISEEIKVMLRSNPKVVLDSEAPAPYCYLSRLESSYGELTIGCNLTKMTKDEWLSTTQGILLEAAKIIKLHGVELGSTTQCC
- the LOC4336756 gene encoding uncharacterized protein, producing the protein MKGGGGGGKEAVTASILRFLLLLLLPLTALYFFYTLHLLLASAASSSSSSCPPDAASSSSSVRLSTNGTSAGAAAVTVAAGKKAPAAASTETTLQHVVFGIAASSRFWDKRKEYIKVWWRPRGAMRGYVWLDREVRESNMSTARTGLPAIRISSDTSGFPYTHRRGHRSAIRISRIVSETFRLGLPGVRWFVMGDDDTVFFPDNLLTVLNKFDHRQPYYIGSLSESHLQNIYFSYGMAYGGGGFAISRPLAEALARMQDGCIRRYPALYGSDDRIQACMAELGVPLTKHPGFHQYDVYGDLLGLLAAHPVAPIVTLHHLDVVQPLFPNAKSRPAAVRRLFDGPIELDPAGIMQQSICYDGGNRWTVSVAWGFAVLVSRGVMSPREMEMPARTFLNWYRRADYTAYAFNTRPLARSPCQKPAVYYLSSARRAAALRGGDTTVTRYERWRRANETRPACRWNIADPDAHLDHIVVLKKPDPGLWDRSPRRNCCRVLSSPKEGKKGGDKTMTIDVGVCRDGEFSQVV